A single Oncorhynchus mykiss isolate Arlee chromosome 24, USDA_OmykA_1.1, whole genome shotgun sequence DNA region contains:
- the LOC110503750 gene encoding mitochondrial fission factor homolog B isoform X3 yields MGEEQTKGQMNGAAFPSPTAEMAEMNRIHYELEYTEGISQRMRIPEMLKIGPYGHDNPEAGSHDLHNVMMQVPERIVMSGDSEDSQFPRPRDLDLIQSTPLESLSLKTPPRVLTLNERPLDFMEMERSAAPAQPSEEVRLQGRLRRERSASENTTVRHNGQIARNDSTLNLATLDTTLDVSMAPDDMAVVDAATLRRQIIKLNRRLQLIEEENKERAKREMIMYSVTVAFWLINSWVWFRR; encoded by the exons ATGGGAGAAGAACAAACCAAAGG CCAAATGAACGGAGCAGCATTCCCCTCTCCCACTGCAGAGATGGCGGAGATGAACCGCATCCACTACGAGCTGGAGTACACAGAGGGCATCAGCCAGCGCATGAGGATTCCAGAGATGCTCAAAATTGGCCCCTACGGTCATGACAACCCCGAGGCAGGCTCACATGACCTGCACAACGTCATGATGCAGGTCCCAGAGAGGATCGTAATGTCAG GAGACAGTGAGGACTCTCAGTTCCCCAGGCCCAGAGACCTGGACTTGATCCAGTCCACCCCGCTAGAGAGCCTGTCCCTGAAGACCCCTCCTCGGGTCCTCACCCTCAACGAGCGGCCACTGGACTTCATGGAAATGGAGCGCAGTGcagccccagcccagcccagtgagGAG GTGCGTTTGCAAGGGCGGTTGCGGCGGGAACGTTCAGCCAGCGAGAACACCACTGTCCGTCACAATGGCCAGATTGCCAGAAACGATTCAAC GCTTAACCTGGCCACTCTAGACACTACTCTGGATGTTTCCATGGCTCCTGATGACATGGCTGTCGTAGATGCAGCAACGCTTCGACGTCAG ATCATCAAGCTGAACCGGAGGCTCCAGCTCATAGAAGAGGAGAACAAGGAGAGGGCCAAACGTGAGATGATCATGTACTCCGTCACCGTAGCCTTCTGGCTTATCAACAGCTGGGTTTGGTTCCGCCGCTAG
- the LOC110503749 gene encoding 39S ribosomal protein L44, mitochondrial encodes MASGYIVSRGVLTFGIHYQHVCRNVLLTHTREKKRWMKAYTLLMERKLKIEGPPPPKPRAQKPNWDYHAEVQAFSSRLKECFSPELLKTAFVNPCYIQSEQERRQALGVDSEMAALVLGDNIQLHRQGLEFTKSFLSDWCRASFPRLPSMGVVAIVAHLTSHPVVCLVARNLAIEDLTMSAQFPVPDEVLHSTFLAVIGALQASSGAERAGLFLRDFLVTQLVGKDLFEMWSVVNPMGLLVEELSKRNMALPEPRLTRSAGAGTVLPLYFVGLYSDKKLLAEAPGETVLAAEEEAARVALRKLYGYTENRRPCDFSAVEQPQAPGLQSFSSS; translated from the exons ATGGCGTCTGGATACATTGTAAGTCGTGGTGTGCTAACATTTGGAATTCACTATCAACATGTTTGTAGAAATGTACTCCTTACACATACCCGAGAGAAGAAGCGATGGATGAAAGCATATACTCTTTTGATGGAAAGAAAGTTGAAGATAGAAGGGCCTCCACCACCTAAGCCACG tgcTCAAAAACCTAACTGGGACTACCATGCAGAAGTCCAGGCATTCAGCAGCCGCCTTAAAGAATGTTTCTCCCCGGAGCTCCTGAAGACAGCCTTTGTGAACCCCTGTTACATTCAGTCAGAGCAAGAGAGGAGGCAGGCACTCGGTGTGGACTCTGAAATGGCCGCTCTAGTCCTGGGGGACAACATTCAGCTGCACAGACAGGGCTTGGAGTTCACCAAGAGCTTCTTGTCTGACTGGTGCAGGGCTAGCTTCCCTAGACTGCCCAGCATGGGAGTGGTCGCCATTGTCGCGCACCTGACCAGTCATCCAGTCGTGTGCCTTGTGGCGCGGAACCTTGCCATCGAGGACCTAACTATGAGCGCTCAATTCCCGGTCCCTGATGAAGTATTGCACAGTACGTTCCTCGCTGTGATCGGAGCACTCCAGGCGAGCAGTGGAGCTGAGAGAGCAGGCCTTTTCCTTCGG gATTTCCTGGTCACTCAGCTGGTAGGGAAAGACCTGTTTGAGATGTGGTCGGTGGTAAACCCAATGGGGCTGCTGGTGGAGGAGTTGTCCAAGAGGAACATGGCCCTCCCAGAGCCTCGCCTCACCAGGTCGGCCGGCGCCGGCACTGTGCTCCCACTCTACTTTGTAGGGCTGTACAG TGATAAGAAGCTCCTTGCCGAGGCTCCAGGGGAGACCGTTCTGGCTGCGGAGGAGGAGGCGGCACGCGTGGCCCTGAGGAAACTCTATGGCTACACTGAGAACCGGAGACCCTGTGACTTCTCTGCAGTGGAGCAGCCTCAGGCTCCTGGCCTCCAATCCTTCAGCAGCAGCTAA
- the LOC110503750 gene encoding mitochondrial fission factor isoform X1, with translation MGEEQTKGQMNGAAFPSPTAEMAEMNRIHYELEYTEGISQRMRIPEMLKIGPYGHDNPEAGSHDLHNVMMQVPERIVMSGDSEDSQFPRPRDLDLIQSTPLESLSLKTPPRVLTLNERPLDFMEMERSAAPAQPSEEVRLQGRLRRERSASENTTVRHNGQIARNDSTVTPFPPAPLRVFPPLAMAEDEQNLYSASGVLSFIQSTTRRAYQQVLEVLDENHRSKPSLRGGSASTSNPLHESRLNLATLDTTLDVSMAPDDMAVVDAATLRRQIIKLNRRLQLIEEENKERAKREMIMYSVTVAFWLINSWVWFRR, from the exons ATGGGAGAAGAACAAACCAAAGG CCAAATGAACGGAGCAGCATTCCCCTCTCCCACTGCAGAGATGGCGGAGATGAACCGCATCCACTACGAGCTGGAGTACACAGAGGGCATCAGCCAGCGCATGAGGATTCCAGAGATGCTCAAAATTGGCCCCTACGGTCATGACAACCCCGAGGCAGGCTCACATGACCTGCACAACGTCATGATGCAGGTCCCAGAGAGGATCGTAATGTCAG GAGACAGTGAGGACTCTCAGTTCCCCAGGCCCAGAGACCTGGACTTGATCCAGTCCACCCCGCTAGAGAGCCTGTCCCTGAAGACCCCTCCTCGGGTCCTCACCCTCAACGAGCGGCCACTGGACTTCATGGAAATGGAGCGCAGTGcagccccagcccagcccagtgagGAG GTGCGTTTGCAAGGGCGGTTGCGGCGGGAACGTTCAGCCAGCGAGAACACCACTGTCCGTCACAATGGCCAGATTGCCAGAAACGATTCAAC TGTGACCCCGTTCCCCCCAGCCCCTCTTCGCGTCTTCCCCCCTCTCGCCATGGCCGAGGACGAACAGAACCTGTACAGCGCTAGCGGCGTTCTCTCTTTCATCCAGTCCACCACGCGCCGGGCCTACCAGCAGGTCTTGGAGGTTCTGGACGAGAACCACCGCAG CAAGCCGTCACTGCGAGGGGGGTCTGCCTCGACCTCTAACCCCCTGCATGAATCCAG GCTTAACCTGGCCACTCTAGACACTACTCTGGATGTTTCCATGGCTCCTGATGACATGGCTGTCGTAGATGCAGCAACGCTTCGACGTCAG ATCATCAAGCTGAACCGGAGGCTCCAGCTCATAGAAGAGGAGAACAAGGAGAGGGCCAAACGTGAGATGATCATGTACTCCGTCACCGTAGCCTTCTGGCTTATCAACAGCTGGGTTTGGTTCCGCCGCTAG
- the LOC110503750 gene encoding mitochondrial fission factor homolog B isoform X2, translating into MGEEQTKGQMNGAAFPSPTAEMAEMNRIHYELEYTEGISQRMRIPEMLKIGPYGHDNPEAGSHDLHNVMMQVPERIVMSGDSEDSQFPRPRDLDLIQSTPLESLSLKTPPRVLTLNERPLDFMEMERSAAPAQPSEEVRLQGRLRRERSASENTTVRHNGQIARNDSTKPSLRGGSASTSNPLHESRLNLATLDTTLDVSMAPDDMAVVDAATLRRQIIKLNRRLQLIEEENKERAKREMIMYSVTVAFWLINSWVWFRR; encoded by the exons ATGGGAGAAGAACAAACCAAAGG CCAAATGAACGGAGCAGCATTCCCCTCTCCCACTGCAGAGATGGCGGAGATGAACCGCATCCACTACGAGCTGGAGTACACAGAGGGCATCAGCCAGCGCATGAGGATTCCAGAGATGCTCAAAATTGGCCCCTACGGTCATGACAACCCCGAGGCAGGCTCACATGACCTGCACAACGTCATGATGCAGGTCCCAGAGAGGATCGTAATGTCAG GAGACAGTGAGGACTCTCAGTTCCCCAGGCCCAGAGACCTGGACTTGATCCAGTCCACCCCGCTAGAGAGCCTGTCCCTGAAGACCCCTCCTCGGGTCCTCACCCTCAACGAGCGGCCACTGGACTTCATGGAAATGGAGCGCAGTGcagccccagcccagcccagtgagGAG GTGCGTTTGCAAGGGCGGTTGCGGCGGGAACGTTCAGCCAGCGAGAACACCACTGTCCGTCACAATGGCCAGATTGCCAGAAACGATTCAAC CAAGCCGTCACTGCGAGGGGGGTCTGCCTCGACCTCTAACCCCCTGCATGAATCCAG GCTTAACCTGGCCACTCTAGACACTACTCTGGATGTTTCCATGGCTCCTGATGACATGGCTGTCGTAGATGCAGCAACGCTTCGACGTCAG ATCATCAAGCTGAACCGGAGGCTCCAGCTCATAGAAGAGGAGAACAAGGAGAGGGCCAAACGTGAGATGATCATGTACTCCGTCACCGTAGCCTTCTGGCTTATCAACAGCTGGGTTTGGTTCCGCCGCTAG